In one Tachysurus vachellii isolate PV-2020 chromosome 24, HZAU_Pvac_v1, whole genome shotgun sequence genomic region, the following are encoded:
- the LOC132839811 gene encoding interleukin-1 receptor type 1-like isoform X2: MAGVLIVLINLIFSVSASICIEKQVETTGVEDQATILFCESDLDNESSTFTWTKDNHTLEPSSRITMQGQILWLLNTTSSDGGLYVCRSTNSTFSTETRVFLSVEAGPCLSLYDIDVTQEKNNISLSCSEERIPVLGQRLEVQWWKDCKSTGLRGSELNLFNVSMSSKGNYTCLVIFRHEDKNYTTSLTYQLIVKKKETVKEPRVIQPRNKTLYVKPGVEIKLECNVFIGIGEESQQETSVYWIINNSYIDIYPDLQQNLTIEMRENSWIYGRLTLLIPEILPEFFGIPFHCVILNPVGGDQGQLWLSRDDYTNHAWLITVVLLVLAAVLSAVLLNFFKIDLILAYRHLCGKDKTIQEGNRYNACVLYFPGPGSSTAEDFALRILPSMLEQQHNLRLFIQGRDTDTGGNIASMTEVLSRSQVVMLILPGNNEDDTLIPISKDQNRLEDSQLSVFLSDITHFGVPLLLVECEDDADYSLLPESIQSSIKKDRVLKWKSAVEPNGPFWKKLRYHMT, translated from the exons ATGGCTGGTGTCTTGATTGTACTTATAAATTTGATCTTTTCTGTATCAGCTTCCATATGCATAG AGAAACAGGTGGAAACGACCGGAGTTGAAGATCAGGCTACAATTCTCTTCTGTGAATCAGACCTGGACAATGAAAGCTCAACATTTACTTGGACTAAAGATAACCATACATTAGAACCAAGCTCACGGATTACAATGCAAGGCCAGATATTGTGGCTTTTAAACACTACCTCATCTGACGGTGGCCTTTACGTATGTCGAAG CACCAACTCAACTTTCAGTACGGAAACTCGAGTGTTCCTGTCTGTTGAAGCCGGACCTTGTCTGAGTCTCTATGACATAGACGTGACACAGGAGAAAAACAATATCAGCCTTTCCTGTTCTGAAGAACGCATTCCTGTTCTGGGCCAGAGATTGGAAGTGCAGTGGTGGAAG GACTGCAAGTCAACAGGCTTACGGGGCAGTGAGTTAAATCTTTTTAACGTATCCATGAGCAGCAAAGGCAACTACACTTGTCTGGTCATATTTAGACATGAAGACAAAAACTACACAACATCACTTACCTATCAGCTCATAGTGAAAAAGAAAG AGACTGTGAAGGAGCCCCGAGTAATCCAACCTCGTAACAAAACTCTATATGTCAAGCCAG GTGTAGAGATCAAATTGGAGTGCAATGTGTTCATTGGTATTGGAGAGGAATCCCAGCAAGAAACGTCGGTATACTGGATAATAAATAACTCTTACATTGATATATACCCCGATCTTCAGCAGAACCTGACCAT agagatgagagagaattctTGGATATATGGTCGTTTAACATTGCTCATTCCTGAAATTTTGCCTGAATTCTTCGGCATACCTTTTCACTGCGTCATATTAAATCCCGTCGGGGGAGACCAAGGCCAGCTGTGGCTCAGCCGAG ATGATTATACCAACCACGCATGGCTGATTACTGTCGTGCTCCTCGTATTAGCAGCTGTTTTAAGTGCCGTCCTACTGAATTTCTTTAAAATAGACTTAATTCTAGCTTACCGTCATCTTTGTGGCAAAGACAAAA CCATTCAAGAAGGGAATCGATACAATGCATGTGTGTTGTATTTCCCTGGTCCTGGTTCCTCTACAGCAGAGGACTTTGCTCTGAGGATCTTACCGTCCATGTTAGAGCAGCAGCATAACCTCAGACTGTTCATACAAGGTcgtgacacagacacagggg GGAATATTGCCAGCATGACTGAGGTGCTGAGCCGGAGCCAGGTGGTGATGCTCATCCTTCCAGGCAATAATGAAGATGATACTTTGATTCCAATAAGTAAAGACCAAAACAGGCTCGAAGACTCGCAACTCTCAGTCTTTTTGTCGGACATTACTCACTTCGGTGTCCCGCTCCTTCTGGTGGAGTGTGAGGACGATGCTGATTATTCATTGCTGCCAGAGTCTATACAGTCCAGCATTAAAAAGGACAGAGTGCTGAAGTGGAAGTCAGCAGTGGAACCCAATGGTCCTTTCTGGAAGAAGCTCAGATATCACATGACCTGA
- the LOC132839811 gene encoding interleukin-1 receptor type 1-like isoform X1: protein MVRVKLASLKLQLILEEIGQKVPGEDGCKSEKQVETTGVEDQATILFCESDLDNESSTFTWTKDNHTLEPSSRITMQGQILWLLNTTSSDGGLYVCRSTNSTFSTETRVFLSVEAGPCLSLYDIDVTQEKNNISLSCSEERIPVLGQRLEVQWWKDCKSTGLRGSELNLFNVSMSSKGNYTCLVIFRHEDKNYTTSLTYQLIVKKKETVKEPRVIQPRNKTLYVKPGVEIKLECNVFIGIGEESQQETSVYWIINNSYIDIYPDLQQNLTIEMRENSWIYGRLTLLIPEILPEFFGIPFHCVILNPVGGDQGQLWLSRDDYTNHAWLITVVLLVLAAVLSAVLLNFFKIDLILAYRHLCGKDKTIQEGNRYNACVLYFPGPGSSTAEDFALRILPSMLEQQHNLRLFIQGRDTDTGGNIASMTEVLSRSQVVMLILPGNNEDDTLIPISKDQNRLEDSQLSVFLSDITHFGVPLLLVECEDDADYSLLPESIQSSIKKDRVLKWKSAVEPNGPFWKKLRYHMT, encoded by the exons ATGGTTAGGGTTAAATTGGCCTCCTTGAAACTACAATTGATCCTGGAAGAAATTGGCCAGAAGGTTCCAGGAGAAGATGGCTGTAAGAGTg AGAAACAGGTGGAAACGACCGGAGTTGAAGATCAGGCTACAATTCTCTTCTGTGAATCAGACCTGGACAATGAAAGCTCAACATTTACTTGGACTAAAGATAACCATACATTAGAACCAAGCTCACGGATTACAATGCAAGGCCAGATATTGTGGCTTTTAAACACTACCTCATCTGACGGTGGCCTTTACGTATGTCGAAG CACCAACTCAACTTTCAGTACGGAAACTCGAGTGTTCCTGTCTGTTGAAGCCGGACCTTGTCTGAGTCTCTATGACATAGACGTGACACAGGAGAAAAACAATATCAGCCTTTCCTGTTCTGAAGAACGCATTCCTGTTCTGGGCCAGAGATTGGAAGTGCAGTGGTGGAAG GACTGCAAGTCAACAGGCTTACGGGGCAGTGAGTTAAATCTTTTTAACGTATCCATGAGCAGCAAAGGCAACTACACTTGTCTGGTCATATTTAGACATGAAGACAAAAACTACACAACATCACTTACCTATCAGCTCATAGTGAAAAAGAAAG AGACTGTGAAGGAGCCCCGAGTAATCCAACCTCGTAACAAAACTCTATATGTCAAGCCAG GTGTAGAGATCAAATTGGAGTGCAATGTGTTCATTGGTATTGGAGAGGAATCCCAGCAAGAAACGTCGGTATACTGGATAATAAATAACTCTTACATTGATATATACCCCGATCTTCAGCAGAACCTGACCAT agagatgagagagaattctTGGATATATGGTCGTTTAACATTGCTCATTCCTGAAATTTTGCCTGAATTCTTCGGCATACCTTTTCACTGCGTCATATTAAATCCCGTCGGGGGAGACCAAGGCCAGCTGTGGCTCAGCCGAG ATGATTATACCAACCACGCATGGCTGATTACTGTCGTGCTCCTCGTATTAGCAGCTGTTTTAAGTGCCGTCCTACTGAATTTCTTTAAAATAGACTTAATTCTAGCTTACCGTCATCTTTGTGGCAAAGACAAAA CCATTCAAGAAGGGAATCGATACAATGCATGTGTGTTGTATTTCCCTGGTCCTGGTTCCTCTACAGCAGAGGACTTTGCTCTGAGGATCTTACCGTCCATGTTAGAGCAGCAGCATAACCTCAGACTGTTCATACAAGGTcgtgacacagacacagggg GGAATATTGCCAGCATGACTGAGGTGCTGAGCCGGAGCCAGGTGGTGATGCTCATCCTTCCAGGCAATAATGAAGATGATACTTTGATTCCAATAAGTAAAGACCAAAACAGGCTCGAAGACTCGCAACTCTCAGTCTTTTTGTCGGACATTACTCACTTCGGTGTCCCGCTCCTTCTGGTGGAGTGTGAGGACGATGCTGATTATTCATTGCTGCCAGAGTCTATACAGTCCAGCATTAAAAAGGACAGAGTGCTGAAGTGGAAGTCAGCAGTGGAACCCAATGGTCCTTTCTGGAAGAAGCTCAGATATCACATGACCTGA
- the LOC132839811 gene encoding interleukin-1 receptor type 1-like isoform X3 — MQGQILWLLNTTSSDGGLYVCRSTNSTFSTETRVFLSVEAGPCLSLYDIDVTQEKNNISLSCSEERIPVLGQRLEVQWWKDCKSTGLRGSELNLFNVSMSSKGNYTCLVIFRHEDKNYTTSLTYQLIVKKKETVKEPRVIQPRNKTLYVKPGVEIKLECNVFIGIGEESQQETSVYWIINNSYIDIYPDLQQNLTIEMRENSWIYGRLTLLIPEILPEFFGIPFHCVILNPVGGDQGQLWLSRDDYTNHAWLITVVLLVLAAVLSAVLLNFFKIDLILAYRHLCGKDKTIQEGNRYNACVLYFPGPGSSTAEDFALRILPSMLEQQHNLRLFIQGRDTDTGGNIASMTEVLSRSQVVMLILPGNNEDDTLIPISKDQNRLEDSQLSVFLSDITHFGVPLLLVECEDDADYSLLPESIQSSIKKDRVLKWKSAVEPNGPFWKKLRYHMT; from the exons ATGCAAGGCCAGATATTGTGGCTTTTAAACACTACCTCATCTGACGGTGGCCTTTACGTATGTCGAAG CACCAACTCAACTTTCAGTACGGAAACTCGAGTGTTCCTGTCTGTTGAAGCCGGACCTTGTCTGAGTCTCTATGACATAGACGTGACACAGGAGAAAAACAATATCAGCCTTTCCTGTTCTGAAGAACGCATTCCTGTTCTGGGCCAGAGATTGGAAGTGCAGTGGTGGAAG GACTGCAAGTCAACAGGCTTACGGGGCAGTGAGTTAAATCTTTTTAACGTATCCATGAGCAGCAAAGGCAACTACACTTGTCTGGTCATATTTAGACATGAAGACAAAAACTACACAACATCACTTACCTATCAGCTCATAGTGAAAAAGAAAG AGACTGTGAAGGAGCCCCGAGTAATCCAACCTCGTAACAAAACTCTATATGTCAAGCCAG GTGTAGAGATCAAATTGGAGTGCAATGTGTTCATTGGTATTGGAGAGGAATCCCAGCAAGAAACGTCGGTATACTGGATAATAAATAACTCTTACATTGATATATACCCCGATCTTCAGCAGAACCTGACCAT agagatgagagagaattctTGGATATATGGTCGTTTAACATTGCTCATTCCTGAAATTTTGCCTGAATTCTTCGGCATACCTTTTCACTGCGTCATATTAAATCCCGTCGGGGGAGACCAAGGCCAGCTGTGGCTCAGCCGAG ATGATTATACCAACCACGCATGGCTGATTACTGTCGTGCTCCTCGTATTAGCAGCTGTTTTAAGTGCCGTCCTACTGAATTTCTTTAAAATAGACTTAATTCTAGCTTACCGTCATCTTTGTGGCAAAGACAAAA CCATTCAAGAAGGGAATCGATACAATGCATGTGTGTTGTATTTCCCTGGTCCTGGTTCCTCTACAGCAGAGGACTTTGCTCTGAGGATCTTACCGTCCATGTTAGAGCAGCAGCATAACCTCAGACTGTTCATACAAGGTcgtgacacagacacagggg GGAATATTGCCAGCATGACTGAGGTGCTGAGCCGGAGCCAGGTGGTGATGCTCATCCTTCCAGGCAATAATGAAGATGATACTTTGATTCCAATAAGTAAAGACCAAAACAGGCTCGAAGACTCGCAACTCTCAGTCTTTTTGTCGGACATTACTCACTTCGGTGTCCCGCTCCTTCTGGTGGAGTGTGAGGACGATGCTGATTATTCATTGCTGCCAGAGTCTATACAGTCCAGCATTAAAAAGGACAGAGTGCTGAAGTGGAAGTCAGCAGTGGAACCCAATGGTCCTTTCTGGAAGAAGCTCAGATATCACATGACCTGA